Proteins encoded by one window of Rutidosis leptorrhynchoides isolate AG116_Rl617_1_P2 chromosome 7, CSIRO_AGI_Rlap_v1, whole genome shotgun sequence:
- the LOC139857164 gene encoding cytochrome b561, DM13 and DOMON domain-containing protein At5g54830-like, translating into MAKLQSFLLILLYFVINLCICTKSDPVSTRSCAQSMTSLLNFTSQFVMVQHQLRGSFSIINNCSFRISEFDMLPGSSHVHWWGAVGDDYENLTSGFIISDDQLNASTYYKNDSFTVSLMNNVTWDKFRVVSVWDSSMASDFGHVMLPNSDEAPLNSSTETGLQPTMFENCKVLSDTYRLRWTLNEKDNVIDIGLEGAIGIQNYMAFGWTEPNREHDHMLHADVAVTGFNEEGIPFADDYYITKYSECIMNEDGTFEGVCPDTMYNASVSNDLVNNTRLVYGHRKDGVSFIRFQRPLKSVDKKYDWDIDVTSKRTCIWALGLIKPPDSIRPYYLPQNHGKTYGHVHINVSESVNDCLGPLDAEDKEDQELVIADKKEPIIVTSGPALHYPNPPNPSKVLYMNKKESPVLRVERGVPVKFSIQAGHDVAFYITSDPLGGNATSRNGSETVYTGGPDAQGVQSSPKELMWAPDRNTPDEVYYQSVFTQKMGWKIQVVDGGLTDMYKNSVLLDDQQVNFFWTLSDKSISIAARSEKKSGYLAIGFGSEMENSFAYVGWVDVNGTGRVNTYWIDGMDAQSLHPTNENLTYVRCKSENGVITLEFTRPLDPNCNRKERQECNNIIEPTSPLKVIWAMGAKWSLDHLTQSNMHFVKSNKPVRVSLIRGSAEAEEDLRPVLAAHGFMMFLAWGILLPCGILAARYTKHLPGDIWFKIHVYSQYSGLAITFLGLLFAVAELRGFYLGSAHVKFGILTILMGCIQPVNAYFRPKKPDNESSSSKRIIWEYVHMYVGRCSIFVAIAALISGMKHLGDRYNDENTRGLTWALIVWVSLGFVTVLYLEYKERRNGETIVRSNWVLGNGEEEDADLLSSNGKHEDKDSGEIMEVQLEPVSGRYTVI; encoded by the coding sequence ATGGCAAAGTTACAATCTTTTTTGCTAATTTTATTATACTTCGTTATAAATCTTTGTATATGCACCAAATCTGATCCAGTTTCTACACGAAGTTGCGCACAATCCATGACTTCATTACTTAATTTCACTTCCCAGTTTGTTATGGTTCAACATCAGTTAAGAGGATCTTTTAGTATAATAAATAATTGTTCTTTTAGAATTAGTGAATTTGATATGCTTCCTGGTAGTTCTCATGTTCATTGGTGGGGTGCTGTTGGTGATGATTATGAAAATCTAACTTCAGGGTTTATTATATCTGATGATCAATTGAATGCATCaacttattataaaaatgatagctTTACTGTTAGTTTAATGAATAATGTTACTTGGGATAAGTTTAGGGTTGTGTCTGTTTGGGATAGTTCGATGGCATCCGATTTTGGGCATGTTATGTTGCCAAATTCGGACGAAGCGCCGTTGAATTCTAGTACGGAGACCGGTTTACAACCGACGATGTTTGAAAATTGTAAAGTGTTATCAGATACGTATAGATTGAGATGGACATTGAATGAGAAAGATAATGTGATTGATATTGGTTTAGAGGGTGCAATTGGGATTCAAAATTATATGGCTTTTGGGTGGACTGAACCGAATAGGGAACATGATCATATGCTTCATGCTGATGTGGCGGTAACGGGTTTTAATGAAGAAGGTATTCCGTTTGCTGATGATTATTATATTACAAAGTATAGTGAATGTATTATGAACGAAGATGGTACATTCGAGGGTGTATGTCCCGATACAATGTATAATGCTTCAGTTTCGAATGATCTTGTAAACAATACACGGTTAGTTTATGGTCATAGAAAAGATGGTGTATCGTTTATTCGATTTCAGAGACCGTTAAAGTCTGTAGACAAGAAATATGATTGGGATATCGATGTTACAAGTAAGAGAACGTGTATTTGGGCTTTAGGGTTGATAAAACCGCCCGATTCAATTCGCCCATATTACCTTCCACAAAACCATGGTAAGACATACGGGCATGTTCATATTAACGTTTCAGAGAGTGTAAATGATTGTTTGGGCCCACTTGATGCTGAAGATAAGGAAGATCAAGAATTAGTGATTGCGGATAAGAAGGAACCGATTATTGTTACTTCGGGCCCCGCTTTGCATTACCCAAACCCGCCAAATCCTTCTAAGGTTTTGTATATGAACAAGAAAGAATCTCCTGTTTTGCGGGTCGAGAGAGGTGTACCCGTGAAATTCTCAATTCAAGCGGGTCATGATGTTGCGTTCTATATCACGTCTGACCCACTTGGTGGTAATGCAACTTCTAGAAACGGGTCGGAAACAGTTTACACGGGTGGGCCAGATGCTCAAGGGGTTCAGTCCAGCCCGAAAGAGTTGATGTGGGCCCCTGACCGAAATACCCCTGATGAAGTCTATTATCAGTCTGTTTTTACACAAAAAATGGGTTGGAAGATTCAAGTTGTTGACGGGGGTTTAACCGATATGTATAAAAACAGTGTTCTGTTAGATGATCAACAAGTAAATTTCTTTTGGACACTTTCGGATAAGTCGATATCTATAGCAGCCCGTAGTGAAAAGAAAAGCGGGTATCTTGCAATTGGGTTCGGGTCAGAAATGGAGAACAGTTTTGCATATGTTGGATGGGTTGATGTAAACGGTACGGGTCGGGTCAACACGTATTGGATAGACGGAATGGATGCCCAAAGTCTACACCCCACCAATGAAAATCTTACATATGTCAGATGCAAGTCAGAAAATGGAGTCATTACGCTCGAATTCACCCGCCCGTTAGATCCAAATTGTAACCGAAAAGAAAGACAAGAGTGTAACAACATTATTGAACCCACAAGCCCTCTCAAAGTCATATGGGCCATGGGGGCAAAATGGTCATTAGACCATTTGACCCAAAGTAACATGCATTTTGTGAAAAGCAATAAACCTGTTCGGGTTTCACTCATTCGTGGTTCAGCAGAGGCAGAGGAGGATTTACGGCCCGTTTTAGCTGCACACGGGTTCATGATGTTTTTAGCTTGGGGCATATTACTACCTTGTGGGATTTTAGCTGCCCGATACACTAAACATCTGCCCGGGGACATATGGTTCAAGATTCATGTATACTCACAGTATTCGGGCCTAGCCATTACTTTTCTCGGGCTCCTTTTTGCTGTAGCCGAGCTTCGCGGGTTTTATCTCGGGTCAGCACACGTGAAATTTGGGATCTTGACAATTCTGATGGGTTGCATACAGCCCGTTAACGCTTATTTCCGACCCAAAAAGCCCGATAATGAAAGCTCGTCTTCTAAAAGGATAATTTGGGAATATGTTCACATGTATGTAGGAAGATGTTCAATTTTTGTTGCGATTGCTGCTCTTATTAGTGGGATGAAACATTTAGGAGATAGATACAATGACGAAAATACCCGTGGGCTAACATGGGCATTGATTGTTTGGGTATCGTTAGGTTTTGTCACGGTTTTATATTTGGAATATAAAGAAAGGCGTAACGGGGAAACAATAGTGAGAAGCAACTGGGTTTTGGGTAATGGGGAAGAGGAAGATGCTGATCTTTTAAGCTCAAATGGGAAACATGAAGATAAAGATTCGGGTGAAATAATGGAAGTACAGCTCGAACCCGTTTCGGGAAGGTACACCGTTATATAA